In the Vitis vinifera cultivar Pinot Noir 40024 chromosome 2, ASM3070453v1 genome, one interval contains:
- the LOC100251249 gene encoding protein DETOXIFICATION 56, whose translation MEKLPHLPSPPPPTHTMLSELRKQRGIVVPLMVMNLAWLGKCVITTVFLGQLGELQLAGGVLGFTFANVTGYSVLNGLCCAMEPICGQACGAKNVRLLHKTLVMVTILLLTTAVPISFLWLNVDKILIYFGQQEDISMVAKTYLLYLLPDLFVISLLCPLKTYLSAQSMVFPIMFSTSVALAFHAPINILLSRAKGLKGVSMAGWVTDLLIVILLAFYVLRIESSKERRWKEGGWWDQGVGDWIKMLKLCGPSCLTTCLEWWCYEILVLLTGRLPNAKQAVGELAIVLNFDYLLYSVMQSLATCASTRVSNELGANQPDLAYQSAYISFLVSFASGCIGAAMMVSARGIWGYLYSHDARTIRGVKKMLLLMAPVEVVNFPLAVCGGIVRGTARMSLAMYANLGGFYLVALPLGMVFAFKAGLGLGGLLIGLLVGVVVCLALLLVFIFRIDWAEAAGKAQILACREQEIAKEDENHRILKTLENP comes from the coding sequence ATGGAGAAGCTCCCTCACCTGCCCTCACCTCCCCCTCCTACACATACGATGCTATCCGAGCTGAGGAAGCAGAGAGGAATTGTGGTTCCCCTCATGGTCATGAACTTGGCTTGGCTGGGCAAGTGTGTCATCACTACTGTGTTTCTGGGCCAGCTTGGAGAGCTGCAGTTGGCCGGTGGTGTGCTCGGGTTCACCTTTGCAAATGTGACTGGCTACTCTGTGTTGAATGGGCTCTGTTGTGCCATGGAACCTATATGTGGTCAGGCTTGTGGGGCTAAAAATGTTAGGCTTCTACACAAGACCCTTGTCATGGTAACCATCTTATTGCTGACTACTGCAGTGCCTATATCCTTCTTGTGGCTCAACGTTGACAAGATCCTCATTTATTTTGGCCAACAAGAAGATATTTCTATGGTTGCCAAGACCTATCTCTTGTATCTCCTGCCCGATTTGTTCGTCATTTCATTGCTTTGTCCTCTGAAAACCTACTTGAGCGCACAAAGCATGGTCTTTCCTATAATGTTCAGCACGTCTGTTGCACTGGCTTTTCATGCACCTATCAACATCTTACTCTCCAGAGCCAAGGGTCTGAAGGGAGTTTCCATGGCAGGCTGGGTAACTGATCTCCTTATTGTGATCCTGCTTGCATTTTATGTGTTGAGGATAGAGAGTAGCAAGGAAAGAAGATGGAAGGAAGGAGGGTGGTGGGATCAAGGAGTAGGCGACTGGATCAAAATGCTAAAACTATGTGGTCCAAGTTGCCTCACCACCTGCCTTGAGTGGTGGTGCTATGAGATTTTGGTGTTGCTCACGGGGCGGCTCCCGAATGCCAAGCAGGCAGTGGGGGAGTTAGCCATAGTGCTAAACTTTGATTACCTGCTCTACTCTGTCATGCAATCGCTTGCTACATGTGCATCCACCCGTGTCTCGAATGAACTTGGCGCAAACCAACCAGACCTTGCTTATCAGTCAGCATATATTTCCTTTCTGGTGAGCTTCGCCTCGGGTTGCATAGGTGCCGCAATGATGGTCTCTGCCAGAGGTATTTGGGGGTATTTATATAGCCACGATGCAAGGACTATCAGAGGTGTAAAGAAGATGCTGCTGCTAATGGCTCCGGTGGAGGTGGTGAACTTCCCTTTAGCAGTTTGTGGAGGAATAGTCCGGGGAACAGCTAGGATGTCGTTGGCAATGTATGCCAATCTTGGTGGGTTCTACTTGGTGGCCCTGCCCTTGGGCATGGTTTTCGCTTTCAAGGCAGGGCTTGGACTTGGGGGACTACTAATAGGGCTCTTGGTCGGTGTGGTTGTGTGCTTGGCTTTGTTGTTGGTGTTCATTTTTAGGATTGATTGGGCTGAAGCAGCTGGCAAGGCACAAATACTTGCCTGTAGGGAACAGGAAATTGCCAAGGAAGATGAAAATCACAGAATTTTGAAGACCCTCGAAAATCCATGA